Genomic segment of Candidatus Poribacteria bacterium:
TAGAGATCGAGTTCAAACCGGACCTTGAGCAGGATACCTTTCTCTAAAATACCGGGCTTGACATCAGGGTGTCCGATTGCGCCGAGGTAGATAGCGTCTAATCCGCGAAGTTCTTCTAAGACTGAATCTGGTAGCACCTCACCGGTCGCAAGATACCGGTCGCCACCGACATCGTATTCGACTGTCTCGTATTGGATGCCTGCTTGTGCGGCTGCTGCCCCGAAGACCTTCATTGCTTCGCGCGTCACTTCGGGGCCGATTCCATCGCCGGGGATGAGGCCGATTTTATACATAGATTTTCTCCTAACATGTTCGTATCATGAGTTTTGATTCCTTATATTTTACCACATCTGGCGTGATATTGCAAATTGGGTGTATTTCGTGAGTATTCGAGCGACTACATGGTAAATCGAGCAGTAAAAGAATTTACCATTCCCCTAAAAACAGGACCGTGCTATAATGGTTATCCGTGTAGCGGTGTATTCGGTGGCATTGGAGGAACACCTTGATTAGTGAAGCGCGCCTAAAAACAATTCTCAATCAATTTCACGACCAACGTATCCTTGTTATTGGGGATTTTTATCTTGATGCCTACTGGTCCATAGACAAAGTCCGATCGACGCTGTCATTGGAAACGCCGTGGCATACGAATCCGGTTGTCGAGCAACGTTATAGCCCCGGCGCGGCAGGCACTGTCACAAATAACCTGAAAGCATTGGGTGTCGGAACAGTTTATACACTCGGTGTCATCGGTGAAGATGGGTTCGGAGGGACGCTGCTGAATTGCTTACAGGCGAACGGGTGCCGGACGGATTTTATGATACAGGTGCCAAATTGGGTGACACCTACCTATCTTAAACCGATTCACCGTGGCTATGAAGGCGTGGAGACAGAGGGACCGCGGTTTGATATTGAGAACCAATCCGCAATGGAAGAAGAAGTTGAGACTGCCGTTATCAATGCTCTACAAAACTGTATTCCGCTTGTTGATGGTATAATTGTCGGTGATCAGATGCCGATTGAGAACTTGGGGGTTGTCACCAATCGAGTGAGAGAAAAATTGTGTGAGTTGGCAGTGGCGTTTCCTAAAAAGTTTTTTTTCGCTGATTCCCGCACACGGATTGGCGCGTACCGGAATGTGATTATTAAGCCAAATCGATTTGAGGCGAAGCGTGCTGTGCAACCGGCGTGGAACGGGCAGGAGGTTGACATGGCAGAGGCGAAGCGGTGCGCTGTTATACTCTCTGAACGGACACAAAACACGGTGTACGTCACCCTCGGTGAGAACGGGATTCTTGTCTATTGTAAGGGGGAGTTCACCCACATTCCGGGCATCCCAATTGATGATGAGACCGATCCTGTTGGGGCAGGGGACAGCGTTTCGGCAGGACTTGTAACAACGCTCTGTAGTCTTGGCGTTGGTGCCGTTGTTGATGCCGCGTATATTGGGAATTTGGTGGCTTCAATTACTGTCACCAAAATCGGTACGACTGGCACAGCCTCATCGCCAGAAATCCTTGAACGCCATCGGGAGTTTGCGAATTTATGAACGTTTTTGATGCGATAATACAGCGCCGAAGCCATCGCGCAACATTTCAGAAACGTGCGATAGATGCTGCTGACCTTGAGAAACTCATTGAAGCGGCGCGGTGGACCCCCTCGCCGTTCAATGTCCAACCTTGGGAACTGCTGCTCATTCAGGAAGCGGAGGGTAAAACAGCACTCGCCGATGTCACAGAGCGTTCTGTTGTTGACCAATTCAAAGATGCAAAATTCCTGGATGACAACAGCCGATGGATGCGTCTGACAGAGGCGGAATGGTGGGAACACGGCGACGGTGTTCTGCTCGAAGAACACGTCACGCTACCGAAACCACTTCAGGACGCGCCTGAAAAGTTATTGCAAAGCCTACTAAAAAATGCGAAATCTTTCACGCTTTTGGGACATTTAGGGGCAGGAAAGATACCGGCTAAAGAGATTGCGGCACAGGTTCGAGAGGCTCCGTTGCTTATGTTGATTACGATGAATTGTAAAAGATACCCACCCGGTGAGGGGGGAACTCGATGGATGTGGTTGAGCATGGGGATGTTGATCCAAAATGTGCTCCTTGCTGCAACTGCTTTGGACATCGGTGTGCAGTTTGTGAGTCCACCTTTGGAGCGTGCCACAGACCGTGAACAGGTTCGCCAACTTTTCAACATTCCTACCTTTCATGAGGTGATTACACTGCTCAGGATGGGATATATGGAGGAGAGTGGTGGGAACTCTGTCAGGTTACAATCGTCAGAGTTTGTGCACTTTGAAAAGGTAGTATAGGCGGGCACAACAACCCGCCGCCATCTATAGTAAAACCTACAATTAATTAGACATCGTGGAAGGGCGAGGATACAAACCTCGCCAGCGAAGGAGAGGTGTTTTGTGTTTTCCAAAGTGCCCTGTTATTTTCCGGTTTTACTATAAATTTTGTATATTATGCACCGCGATTCTGTAACAATTCTTTCAATGCCGCTTTCTTTTTTTTCACTCGCCGTTGTTGGCGTTGGCGGATTTGTGTCCGACGCCGGACCTGTCCGCTTTTACTTCGTGGCATAGTTTACCCCCTTTCTTCGATCGTTTTGGCGAGGTACATAACTGCTGATGTACACTGCGCTTCTACCTCTGCCATTGCAATAGTAAGCTCTGCTTCTGAGCGTGCGTGTACCTGCAGCCGCTCTTCGGTCACTGTGATATAACGTTCGTTCTCTACATCGACAAATTCGACCTGTTGTTCGTTTTCATTCACCAAAGCGTAGTTGGTAAGTCCTTCTTGTGAAGAAGCGTCGTCTGTCTGTTCCTCAAAATTCTCTTTTATTGCCAAGCCATTGAAATTTTTATAAAGTGCCCGAGCGGGAAGTTCATCGGGGGATACTGATGGTATTATTATCTCTGAGACAGATGGATCTGAAGGTGGCACAGGGTCCTCCACAATAGCGGTTGAAGTCTGTTCCTTATCGGTTACTTCTGCATCTACCGTGTCTGAATGTGAAGAAGCCAATTCAGGTAGATCAGATTTGGGAGCTTCTTCCTTGGGGAGTGCTTCGTCTCTTCCGGTGTCTGAAAAGAGGGAAACCCGTTGAGATTGATACACTTCTGAATCTTTGTATTCCAGAACATCCGAAAGGATGTCTTTGACATCCTCAGTACCATCGATGATGTCCAGTTCTTCCACAAGGACTCGTAGGGTTTCAATACCAATGGTTTGAATCATTGGGTGAAACGCCAGTATTTCGGGTGGGGCTTTCTCAAAAAGCGTGCGGGTAACAGAAGCCACCTCTGCAAGTTCTCGGTTGCCTGTCAGTTTGAGGCGGGTTTCACATGCTGTAAGTGCCTGCCCTAATCTTTGCATAAAGTCTGGTGTAACGAGATGTGGCAGCACTTCTAACTGGAAATGTTCGCATGCCTGTTCTGCTTCTGGCAAAGCGTTGAGTTGTTCCTCACCGGCTACTGTTTCGTATATAGCACTTGTTAAATGGGTGGAATCTTCAGGCGGTTCAAGAAAATCCTCTGATTCGTCTGTAGGTACGTCTGTTCTGTCTACCTCAGGATTACTGAGTGATTGCGTTACCCGTTTGTAGGTGAGTTCAAAATCGAAAAGTACGCCTTCAAGTTCCGGCTCGTCCAGAAGTTGTTGGCTCTGTGAGATACAAGCGTGTAAATGCTCTTCTTCCGATTTTTCGTAAAGCTGTCTGCGTTGCTTTTCAACAGCAAGTTGTTTTTGTCTGAATTTCCGGTCGCGATTTCGTTTTTCACGCTTCCGTGCCACTTTTATGGAGCGGCGGCCCTTTTTCTTTGCCATGGTAGTGTTTTTTAAGGTCAATGTAGTTATTTGATGAACTCTAATTCCAAATGGGACGCAACGTCAAATTTCGTATGCTATTAAGTATACATCAACGCGAATTTATTGTCAAACTTAATATTGAAGTCATATTGAGTAAACATAAGGATGTGATAAAATAGGAAAAGATACGGCGATAATTTGTGTCCTGTTCTTTCCGCTTCAGATCCGCATGGACTTTATAATAAGTAATAATCCAAGGGTTCACCTAAAGGGTTGGGTCTTGGAGTGAAGCATGATAATTTGTTATTATTTATGTACATAATTTGCCATAATTTGATTAATTGTGTACATAATTTGCTTAATAGCGTACCATCGGGTATAATTATAGAAGTGGAAGCGTGAGTTATTAACTGTGCTTCATGTTTTCCATGCGATTTAAATTGTTATTTCCAATAAGGTTGTTGCTTTCATCATAGGTTCACTTTCATCGCATGCAATGTTTACGGGCTGCGATACGAAAGATGAAAAGATACCACACCCGAAACCCAGTAGGGCGGTAGGCGTATAGAAAGTTTGTTTAGGTTATATAGCAGTTTTCAATGTCTGACCTTCACGTTAAAATTAAAGGGGAAAATTGTATGTATTATAGTAAATACATTAAACCGATTGTTTTCGCGCTCACTATTTTTATAGGCATTTTGATGTGCGCGTTTGCGACGGTTATAGCAGATGAACACTCTGAAGAACCGGAAGAAGCAGAAACGACGAACGATGCTGAAACGGCTGAAGAGTCATCTGAAGCGGATGCTCCTGTGAGACTTGAGAGTCTCGTTGTTGTGGGTACCCGTGCACAACCGCGCTCTGTCTTGGATTCGGCAGTACCGATCGATATTGTGTCAAACGAGGCTTTTGAAAAGCAGGGGGGCGCGGATCTACCGGATTTGCTGAGAACTTTGGTCCCATCTTATAACGTCAATACGCAGCCGATTAGTGATGCGTCAACAGTGGTGCGTCCGGCGAATTTACGGGGACTTGCCCCTGACCATACACTGGTGCTCGTCAATAACAAACGGCGACACCGTGCCGCAGTGATTCACTGGCTCGGAAATGGTCTGTCTGATGGCTCCCAGGGACCTGACCTGGCACCGATTCCCGCAATTGCGCTGCAACAGGTAGAGGTCCTCCGTGATGGTGCCTCCGCACAATACGGTTCTGATGCCATCGCTGGTGTGATGAATTTTCAATTGAAAGACAACTACGAAGGCGGTTCGTTTGAATTTAAACCCGGTATCTACCAATACGGCGACGGTAGGCAATTTGCGCTCGCTGGCAACATCGGTTTAGGGAATCCAGACGCATGGAGTAGCCTCAGTTTTGAATACGGTGGCGCAGATCCGACCATCCGGTCTGTCCAACGTAATGATGCCATAAGGTTGATTAATGCAGGCAATTTTAGTGTGAAAGACCCGGCGCAAATTTGGGGACAGCCGATTATCGAGAATGATGTCAAATTGTTTGCCAACTACGGTGCCACCCTCACAGATACCATCAAGTTCTATGGGCATGCCAACTACGCCCGCAAGCGGGTTGAAGGCGGATTCTATTTCCGAAATCCAAACACTCGCAATGGCGTGTTTAGCCCAAGCGGGAAGGATGGTACGTTGCTCGTCGGAGATCTGCGGGGTTTGTCAGCCGAGATGTCGGAGTGGGAAGCCAGAAAGGCGGCAGCGGAAGCTGCAGGACAGGAGTTCACCGAACTCTCACCTCACGACGCTGACGATATCCCGATAGTCAATGACGTTCCTGATCCCGAACGGTTGCAAGCCGTCAAGAATGACCCAAATCTATTCAATTTCCAAGAGATGTTCCCAGGCGGGTTCACACCCAGATTTGGTGCATTCATGTGGGATAGTTCCGTGGTCGTTGGTGTTAAAGGCACCGCGCTCAAAGACACATTGGGTAAGGACTTAACGTGGGATCTGAGCGGTTCTTTTGGACGCAACCATGCTGATTTCTTTATCTTCAACACTGTTAATGCTTCGCTCGGTCCAGATACACCGACATATTTTGATCCGGGTGACTATATCCAGACGGATTATAACCTCAACTTTGATGTAACCTATCCGCTCAGCGACATGGTGTTCCTCGCTTCTGGTTTGGAATATCGGGACGAAGGATTTGAAATCATAGAGGGCGAACGCGAGTCGCATCAGATCGGGCCCCTCGCAGCGCAAGGCTTCACTGCCGCATCCAATGGATTTTCGGGGTTCAGCCCGGTTGCAGCAGGCAAGTGGTACCGTTCCAACGTTGCGATGTATCTGGAAAGTGAAATCAGACCGATTGATCCGCTCCTGATCGCGCTCGCTGTGCGCGGTGAACAATTTGAGATTTTCGGTAGCACCCTGAACTACAAAGCCGCCGCAAACTACAAGGTTACGGAAACGATGCGGTTGCGGGGAAGTTATAGTACCGGGTTCCGCGCACCGACACCCGGACAGCAAAATACGTTCAACATTACCACTGAATACGATTTTGCGAAGGGTGATCTCGTTAATAAAGGGACAATTCCTTCCACCAACCCC
This window contains:
- a CDS encoding isocitrate/isopropylmalate family dehydrogenase — protein: MYKIGLIPGDGIGPEVTREAMKVFGAAAAQAGIQYETVEYDVGGDRYLATGEVLPDSVLEELRGLDAIYLGAIGHPDVKPGILEKGILLKVRFELDL
- a CDS encoding PfkB family carbohydrate kinase; translation: MISEARLKTILNQFHDQRILVIGDFYLDAYWSIDKVRSTLSLETPWHTNPVVEQRYSPGAAGTVTNNLKALGVGTVYTLGVIGEDGFGGTLLNCLQANGCRTDFMIQVPNWVTPTYLKPIHRGYEGVETEGPRFDIENQSAMEEEVETAVINALQNCIPLVDGIIVGDQMPIENLGVVTNRVREKLCELAVAFPKKFFFADSRTRIGAYRNVIIKPNRFEAKRAVQPAWNGQEVDMAEAKRCAVILSERTQNTVYVTLGENGILVYCKGEFTHIPGIPIDDETDPVGAGDSVSAGLVTTLCSLGVGAVVDAAYIGNLVASITVTKIGTTGTASSPEILERHREFANL
- a CDS encoding nitroreductase family protein, with the translated sequence MNVFDAIIQRRSHRATFQKRAIDAADLEKLIEAARWTPSPFNVQPWELLLIQEAEGKTALADVTERSVVDQFKDAKFLDDNSRWMRLTEAEWWEHGDGVLLEEHVTLPKPLQDAPEKLLQSLLKNAKSFTLLGHLGAGKIPAKEIAAQVREAPLLMLITMNCKRYPPGEGGTRWMWLSMGMLIQNVLLAATALDIGVQFVSPPLERATDREQVRQLFNIPTFHEVITLLRMGYMEESGGNSVRLQSSEFVHFEKVV
- a CDS encoding TonB-dependent receptor gives rise to the protein MYYSKYIKPIVFALTIFIGILMCAFATVIADEHSEEPEEAETTNDAETAEESSEADAPVRLESLVVVGTRAQPRSVLDSAVPIDIVSNEAFEKQGGADLPDLLRTLVPSYNVNTQPISDASTVVRPANLRGLAPDHTLVLVNNKRRHRAAVIHWLGNGLSDGSQGPDLAPIPAIALQQVEVLRDGASAQYGSDAIAGVMNFQLKDNYEGGSFEFKPGIYQYGDGRQFALAGNIGLGNPDAWSSLSFEYGGADPTIRSVQRNDAIRLINAGNFSVKDPAQIWGQPIIENDVKLFANYGATLTDTIKFYGHANYARKRVEGGFYFRNPNTRNGVFSPSGKDGTLLVGDLRGLSAEMSEWEARKAAAEAAGQEFTELSPHDADDIPIVNDVPDPERLQAVKNDPNLFNFQEMFPGGFTPRFGAFMWDSSVVVGVKGTALKDTLGKDLTWDLSGSFGRNHADFFIFNTVNASLGPDTPTYFDPGDYIQTDYNLNFDVTYPLSDMVFLASGLEYRDEGFEIIEGERESHQIGPLAAQGFTAASNGFSGFSPVAAGKWYRSNVAMYLESEIRPIDPLLIALAVRGEQFEIFGSTLNYKAAANYKVTETMRLRGSYSTGFRAPTPGQQNTFNITTEYDFAKGDLVNKGTIPSTNPAVDVVTGKEDNSLDPETSNNFTGGFTVDILGVNFTVDFFDIRLKNRLSVSQHFQLTDAQKAQLISAGVTSAANLETFQFFINDFSTTTNGIDFVVTAPIPNGNLIAVYNFTNTTVTDHNPDTLDDHRIRELQENLPAHRGSLTVAQSITDAWGVLGRASYFSGWFDSEDYLQNPDVEGTGEYTGRVIFDLETTYAVGAGLTLTLGGRNILNTYPDENPNGADSVGNKYGQFSPFGFDGAFWYAKVGYSF